DNA from Arthrobacter sp. StoSoilB19:
TGATCCCCGCCGGCTCTGTTCCAGCACCGCCAGGACCTGGTCCACCATCACCTCGGGATGGTGGACCACATCCGCATAGCCGAACCTCAGGCAGAGACGCCCGCCAATCACTGTGGCATTGTTGCGTGCCCTGTCCTTCTTAACCTGCTTTGCCTCCAGGTGGCTGGCGCCGTCGGTTTCCACCACCAGGAAATCCTCAATCAGGAAGTCCACTTCACCCACCCCCGGGAGCTCCACGTGCCGGCGGACATGGAGGCCGGCCCTGTGGAAGTGGTAGTTGGCCAAGACTTCCAGGAGCGAGTCCGCCCGCGGAATTACGTGATCCAGGACTGACCGGGCACGGGCGTTGCGGTTCCCGGGAAGCTTGCGCCGCAGGAAGTCCACCGTCACATCTCCGCGTTGCGCGGCGCACTGGACCATTACCAGCGCCTCCAGTTCCGGCAGGCAGTGCAGGGCATGGATGAGGACGTCGGCCAGGCCTGCCACCGGCAGCCAGGGATGGACAGGGTGGCGGATCCGGCCGTGGGTGAGGGTGTCCGGCACTGTCTTCCTGTGCCCAGGGCTCAGATGGACCACACCCGCCTTCTCCAGGGTCCACAGCTGATAAACGGGGGCAGCGGAAAGGCAGGTCACGAGCGCATTGTGCTGCAGCGCCAAACCGAGCACGCCGCCTTCCACCGGCAGGCCATAAACACCCCGCCGGAACCTCACGATGAGGCCTGCTGCCAGGAACTTGTCCACCCGCGTTCTGGGGAACCCCGCCCGGTGCAGTGCTGCAGTCCGGGCCACCCCTCCCCGGCGACGGAGAAAAGCCTCAATATCCATGGCTCCACGGTCCCCTGTACCTTGCCGCAAGCGACAGTTCCGGGCCGCGCCATGTGGAGAACCTGCAGTCGTGGGGCACTTCGACACGGACCCGCCGCGGGTTCAGCCCTGTATGCAGGGGGCGGCCCTCAATGTGCCCCACGACGGCCGCAAAGGCAGCCCTGAAAAATCTTTGACACCTGCAGTAACAAGGGACTTGCGCGTTATGACAAAGCTGTCATAAGCTATTCACGGATCCGCTAAACGCCTCCGGCGGGTCTGATGCGAACGGAGAGATGGCCCCGGTTCACAGCAGCTTCGGTTGTTGAGGACCGGGGCTGTCCCGTTAAGCGGGGGCACAAGAAGAAGCCCGGCACCAACTGGATAACCAGGGGAACCGGGCTCCTAAAACCAAGGATCAGCTGGCGCGGTCCACCACGGCCAGCGCGAAGTTGGACAGCGACTCCTTGACCACGCCCTCGGGCAGCGGGGCCAGGGCAGCGATGGCTTCGTCAGCCCAGCGGCGTGCCACCACCCAGGACTGAGCAGTGACAGGGTGCTCGCGCAGCCCGGCCACGGCGGCAGCCAGTGCATCATCAGAGGACAGGTCGCCGTCAATCAGCGTCAAAAGGTCGACGGCGGACTGGTCACCGTCAGCGGCAGCCTTGCGCAGGAGCAGGACGGGCAGGGTGGGAACGCCTTCACGCAGGTCCGTTCCGGGCGACTTGCCGGACTTCACCTTCACGCCGGTGACATCGATGACGTCGTCGGCCAGCTGGAACGCGACGCCCACCTTCTCGCCGTACTCCACCAGGATGTCCTCAAAGGCCTCGTCGGCGCCGGAGAAGATGGCACCGAACTGGCCGGAAGCTGCCACCAGCGAGCCGGTCTTGTCCGCGATCACGGAGAGGTAGTGCTCCACCGGATCCTCGTCAGGGCGGGGCCCCACCGTTTCGTGCAGCTGGCCCAGGCACAGCCGCTCAAACGTGCGGGCCTGGATGCCCAGCGCACGCCCGCCGAGTTCGGACACCAGGATGGAGGCCCTGGCGAAGATCAGGTCGCCCGTCAGGACGGCCACGGAGTTGCCCCATACTTCGTGGGCCGTAGGGGCGCCGCGGCGGAACGGCGCGGAGTCCATGACGTCATCGTGGTACAGGGTTGCCAGGTGCGTCAGTTCCACCACGACGGCGGCCTGCACCACTGCGGGCAGGGATGCGTCCCCGAGGTGGGCGCAGAGCAGGGTCAGCAGCGGCCGGATGCGCTTGCCGCCGGCTTCCACCAGGTGGCGCGACGTTGCGTCAGCCAGCGGATCCGAATTGGCGATGGCTTCCCGGAGTTTCTTCTCCACCTTGGCCAGGTTGTTGGTGATGGCCGGCCCCAGCTCGGCGTCCCCCGCGATGGCCGCGAAGCCTGCCGGCAGCTGGAGGCCCGTGGCAATGGCGGTGGTGTTGAGGCTGGGTTCGGAGTCCGGCAGGCCGTGCCCGGCGTGCGTCCAGCTGTGGTCTGCGGATTTGGTCACGGGTTAACCCTAACTTTTTGTTGCGGATACCGCTGATTCGGAGCTGACGGGGTATTGGACGTGGCCGGAACCAGCGATTCCAGGACGCGGATCACCCGGTCCTCGAAGCCTTTGGCGGTGGGGTCCGTGAGGTTGGCAAGGAGCCTGACCACGAACCGCATCAGCACTGGGATTGGCATGCCTGTCCGCAGCGCGAGTTTCATGACGGCCGGCTTGCCGATCAGCGCGGCGAAGGCCCGGCCGAGGGTAAAGTGCGAGCCCCACTGGTCCCGCACGTAGTCCGCGTACCGCGAAAGGTGCGCGTCGGCGTCGTACGTTCCGCCTGCTGCCATGGAGCGCGAGGAGGCGTCGATGATGAACTCCGCGGCAAAACGCGCCGACTCCATCGCGTAGGAGATGCCCTCACCGTTGAACGGGGACACCATGCCGCCGGCGTCGCCCAGCAGCAGGAGTCCCGGCGAGTAGTGCGGGGTGCGGTTGAAGCCCATGGGCAGCGCGGCGCCGCGGATCTCCCCCACCTGGTTTTCCGGTGTGAAGCCCCAGTCGGCGGGCATGCCGGCGGTCCATTCACGCAGGACCTGCTTGTAGTCGAGCTTGCCGAATTCCTTGGAGGAGTTCAGGATGCCCAGGCCCACGTTGGAGGTGCCGTCGCCCACGCCGAACACCCAGCCGTAGCCGGGCAGCAGCTTGCCGTCACGGCCAGGAAGTTCCAGCC
Protein-coding regions in this window:
- a CDS encoding type IV toxin-antitoxin system AbiEi family antitoxin domain-containing protein yields the protein MDIEAFLRRRGGVARTAALHRAGFPRTRVDKFLAAGLIVRFRRGVYGLPVEGGVLGLALQHNALVTCLSAAPVYQLWTLEKAGVVHLSPGHRKTVPDTLTHGRIRHPVHPWLPVAGLADVLIHALHCLPELEALVMVQCAAQRGDVTVDFLRRKLPGNRNARARSVLDHVIPRADSLLEVLANYHFHRAGLHVRRHVELPGVGEVDFLIEDFLVVETDGASHLEAKQVKKDRARNNATVIGGRLCLRFGYADVVHHPEVMVDQVLAVLEQSRRGSFSAR
- a CDS encoding geranylgeranyl reductase family protein; this translates as MKVLIVGAGPAGSTAAYYLAKAGLDVTVLEKTSFPREKVCGDGLTPRAVREIQKLGLPHPENDGWRRNKGLRLIAGGRTIELPWPEVSDFPQYGLIRTRLGFDEELGRHAQAAGATILERHSVTDALRDDDGRVTGVRAALLDESGRKTGQTHDFSADVVLAADGNSTRTAVSLGIQKRDDRPLGVAVRTYFTSPRTDDDWMEGWLELPGRDGKLLPGYGWVFGVGDGTSNVGLGILNSSKEFGKLDYKQVLREWTAGMPADWGFTPENQVGEIRGAALPMGFNRTPHYSPGLLLLGDAGGMVSPFNGEGISYAMESARFAAEFIIDASSRSMAAGGTYDADAHLSRYADYVRDQWGSHFTLGRAFAALIGKPAVMKLALRTGMPIPVLMRFVVRLLANLTDPTAKGFEDRVIRVLESLVPATSNTPSAPNQRYPQQKVRVNP
- a CDS encoding polyprenyl synthetase family protein — its product is MTKSADHSWTHAGHGLPDSEPSLNTTAIATGLQLPAGFAAIAGDAELGPAITNNLAKVEKKLREAIANSDPLADATSRHLVEAGGKRIRPLLTLLCAHLGDASLPAVVQAAVVVELTHLATLYHDDVMDSAPFRRGAPTAHEVWGNSVAVLTGDLIFARASILVSELGGRALGIQARTFERLCLGQLHETVGPRPDEDPVEHYLSVIADKTGSLVAASGQFGAIFSGADEAFEDILVEYGEKVGVAFQLADDVIDVTGVKVKSGKSPGTDLREGVPTLPVLLLRKAAADGDQSAVDLLTLIDGDLSSDDALAAAVAGLREHPVTAQSWVVARRWADEAIAALAPLPEGVVKESLSNFALAVVDRAS